One segment of Dolichospermum sp. DET69 DNA contains the following:
- a CDS encoding 30S ribosomal protein S1 codes for MNSESQLSQTANASFSMDDFAKALEKHDYQFQKGQVVRGKVFQIDHDGAYVDIGGKSSAFLPQDEASLRTGTDLSELLPMNEELEFLIIRDQDAEGQVTISRKQLEVKQIWEKLLEIQEKSQTVQVRVTGVNKGGVTVDLLGLRGFIPRSHLSERDNLEALKGQNLTVGFLEINRDNNKLVLSQRLAARSSNFSLLEIGQLIEGKITGIKPFGVFVDFNGVSALLHIKQVSQKFIDSLEKIFQIGQPIKAVIIDLDEGKGRVAISTRVLENFPGEVVENFAEVMDSAEDRANRAANKTAE; via the coding sequence ATGAATTCCGAATCTCAACTTTCTCAAACAGCCAATGCATCTTTTTCAATGGACGATTTTGCCAAAGCACTGGAAAAACACGATTACCAATTCCAAAAGGGTCAAGTTGTTCGTGGCAAAGTGTTCCAAATTGACCATGATGGTGCTTATGTTGATATTGGTGGTAAATCATCTGCATTTCTTCCCCAAGATGAGGCTTCTTTGAGAACAGGAACTGATTTGTCGGAACTGTTACCGATGAATGAGGAACTAGAGTTTTTGATTATTCGGGATCAAGATGCTGAAGGTCAAGTTACTATTTCTCGCAAGCAATTGGAAGTTAAACAAATTTGGGAAAAACTGTTAGAAATACAGGAGAAGTCCCAAACTGTACAAGTGCGAGTAACAGGTGTGAATAAAGGTGGTGTCACTGTTGATCTTCTGGGTTTACGGGGGTTTATTCCGCGATCGCACCTATCCGAACGTGATAACCTAGAAGCACTCAAAGGTCAAAATCTCACCGTTGGCTTTTTAGAAATTAATCGTGATAACAATAAACTCGTTCTTTCTCAGCGTTTAGCCGCTCGTTCTAGTAACTTCAGTTTATTAGAAATCGGTCAATTGATAGAAGGAAAAATCACAGGTATCAAACCTTTTGGTGTATTTGTAGATTTTAATGGTGTCAGCGCTTTACTACACATTAAACAAGTTAGCCAAAAATTCATTGACTCTTTAGAAAAAATCTTTCAAATCGGTCAACCAATTAAAGCTGTAATTATTGATTTAGATGAAGGTAAAGGTCGAGTTGCTATTTCGACCAGAGTCTTAGAAAACTTCCCCGGTGAAGTTGTGGAAAACTTTGCAGAAGTCATGGATTCAGCCGAAGATCGTGCTAATCGTGCAGCTAATAAAACTGCTGAATAG
- a CDS encoding PatA/PatG family cyanobactin maturation protease yields MPNLTDIPGISQIWTRTKGDPRIKIAILDGAADLERSCFQGAKFSQFKPYWAEDIELNEEYYYYLNLYLDFNKQQKDKKDDPDHDKEEAKKEREAFFAPFPPAIRQRIELSGHATHISSTILGQHGTPAPGIAPLCTALNIPISFAGDDFISPVNLTHAINTALKWGANLIHIAACHPTQTGVAPDLFARAVKQCQDNNMLIVAPGGNDKGECWCIPSILPGVITVGAMRDDGQPFKFSNYGGEYQNKGVMANGENILGAQPGTEEPIREKGTSCAAPIVTGISALLMSLQLQRGEQPNAEAVRQAILNSAIPCNPEEVEEPERCLLGKLNIPGAFQLLTGERLEPHPQPLSYQGVQEPHPQPLSYEERGVGISRSQVLPGNATLEALPLTIPSGRALETAFPAGDWERETLVISQGINSSTDSITPSAASKLVYALGTIGYDFGNEARRDTFKQLMPAVNMDGAIIPANPYDSRQMVDYLSVNPTEAKPLIWTLNQELTPIYALEPVSGFAADIYEILILMLEGQIQPENSDDFVERVSIPARLTDRTVELFSGQVVPVISLTNTRGMYGWKVNSLVDAALQTVITGETAPAQEIAMRKALSSFLNRVYYDLQNLGQLAKDRALNFSVTNAFQAASSFSQAISTGMQLDSIEVEKSPFCRINSDCWDVKLKFFDPENGSRAKKVFLFTIDVSDRIPVTLGQVRSWSVRK; encoded by the coding sequence ATGCCTAACCTTACCGACATCCCCGGAATCTCCCAAATTTGGACACGCACAAAAGGCGACCCCCGCATTAAAATTGCTATCCTTGATGGTGCAGCCGACTTAGAACGCAGTTGTTTTCAAGGGGCAAAATTTAGTCAATTTAAACCCTATTGGGCAGAAGATATTGAACTTAACGAAGAATACTATTATTATCTCAATTTATATTTAGATTTTAACAAACAACAAAAAGACAAAAAAGACGACCCCGACCACGATAAAGAAGAGGCAAAAAAAGAACGGGAGGCATTTTTTGCACCTTTCCCTCCAGCTATTAGACAACGCATTGAATTATCCGGTCATGCTACTCACATTTCTAGCACAATTTTAGGGCAACACGGCACACCTGCCCCTGGTATTGCCCCTTTATGTACAGCATTAAATATTCCTATTTCCTTCGCTGGTGATGATTTTATTTCCCCCGTCAACCTTACTCATGCTATTAATACGGCTTTGAAATGGGGAGCAAATCTGATTCATATTGCTGCTTGTCACCCCACCCAAACCGGAGTAGCACCAGATTTATTTGCCCGTGCTGTGAAACAATGCCAAGATAACAATATGTTAATTGTTGCCCCAGGTGGTAATGATAAAGGTGAATGTTGGTGTATTCCCTCTATTCTTCCTGGTGTGATTACAGTGGGTGCAATGCGAGATGATGGCCAACCGTTTAAATTTAGTAATTATGGCGGAGAATATCAAAATAAAGGGGTAATGGCCAACGGTGAAAACATTTTAGGCGCCCAACCGGGAACAGAAGAACCTATCAGAGAAAAAGGGACAAGTTGCGCTGCACCCATTGTCACAGGTATTTCTGCCTTATTAATGAGTCTGCAATTGCAACGAGGAGAACAACCCAACGCTGAAGCAGTGCGTCAAGCAATTTTAAATAGTGCTATTCCCTGTAACCCGGAAGAGGTGGAAGAACCAGAACGCTGTTTATTAGGTAAGTTGAATATTCCCGGTGCGTTTCAATTATTGACGGGAGAAAGGTTAGAACCTCACCCCCAACCCCTCTCCTACCAGGGAGTGCAAGAACCTCACCCCCAACCCCTCTCCTACGAGGAGAGAGGAGTAGGAATCTCTCGTTCCCAGGTTCTACCTGGGAATGCTACATTAGAGGCTCTGCCTCTCACTATACCGTCAGGCAGAGCCTTGGAGACGGCATTCCCAGCCGGAGACTGGGAACGAGAAACTTTAGTTATTAGCCAGGGAATTAATTCCTCAACTGATTCTATTACCCCTAGTGCAGCTTCTAAATTGGTATATGCTTTAGGAACTATTGGTTATGATTTTGGTAATGAAGCCAGAAGGGACACCTTTAAACAGTTAATGCCAGCAGTGAATATGGACGGGGCAATTATCCCTGCTAATCCCTATGATAGCCGACAAATGGTTGATTACTTGTCAGTAAATCCTACGGAAGCTAAACCTTTAATTTGGACTCTCAACCAAGAATTAACTCCTATTTATGCTTTAGAACCTGTAAGCGGTTTTGCCGCAGATATCTATGAAATCCTGATTTTAATGTTAGAGGGACAAATTCAACCAGAAAACAGTGATGATTTTGTGGAACGGGTAAGTATACCTGCAAGGTTAACAGATAGAACAGTGGAGTTATTTTCTGGTCAAGTTGTGCCTGTAATTAGTCTTACGAATACTAGGGGAATGTATGGCTGGAAAGTCAATAGTTTGGTAGATGCGGCTTTGCAAACTGTAATTACGGGAGAAACTGCACCAGCCCAAGAAATAGCCATGCGAAAGGCTTTGAGTAGTTTCTTAAATCGAGTATACTATGATTTGCAAAATTTAGGACAATTGGCAAAAGATCGAGCGTTGAATTTTTCTGTAACTAATGCTTTTCAAGCTGCTTCTAGTTTTTCTCAAGCTATTTCTACAGGGATGCAGCTTGATAGTATTGAAGTGGAAAAAAGTCCTTTTTGTCGGATTAATAGTGATTGTTGGGATGTGAAATTAAAGTTTTTTGACCCAGAAAATGGCAGCAGGGCTAAAAAGGTGTTTTTGTTTACCATTGATGTTAGTGACAGAATTCCTGTAACTTTAGGTCAAGTTCGCTCTTGGTCTGTGCGGAAATAA
- a CDS encoding heme utilization protein HuvX: MTTTLKEFLEACETLGTLRLIVTSSAAVLEARGKIEKLFYAELPKGKYANMHTEGFEFHLNMDKITQVKFETGEAKRGNFTTYAIRFLDEKSEPALSLFLQWGKPGEYEPGQVEAWQVLKEKYGEIWQPLALETL, from the coding sequence ATGACAACAACATTGAAAGAATTTTTAGAAGCTTGTGAAACCTTGGGAACCTTGCGCTTAATTGTCACCAGCAGCGCTGCCGTTTTAGAAGCCAGAGGAAAAATAGAAAAGCTATTTTACGCCGAATTACCCAAAGGTAAATATGCGAATATGCACACAGAAGGCTTTGAATTTCATTTGAATATGGACAAAATCACCCAAGTCAAATTTGAAACGGGTGAAGCAAAAAGAGGGAATTTTACAACTTATGCAATTCGGTTTTTAGATGAAAAATCAGAACCTGCATTAAGCCTATTTTTACAATGGGGTAAACCCGGAGAATACGAACCAGGACAAGTAGAAGCTTGGCAGGTTTTAAAAGAAAAGTATGGGGAAATTTGGCAACCTTTAGCCTTAGAAACTTTGTAA
- a CDS encoding XisI protein yields MEKLEQYRNYVKQVITEYAQLGSAKDEIEQQLIFDTFSDHYQLMYVGWKNRKRQHGCVLHLDIKDQKIWIQHDGTEIGIADELVKLGVPKSDIVLAFHEPLVRQYTDFAVG; encoded by the coding sequence ATGGAAAAACTAGAACAATATCGCAATTATGTCAAACAAGTGATCACAGAATATGCTCAATTAGGTTCAGCTAAAGATGAAATTGAACAACAATTGATTTTTGATACTTTTAGTGATCATTATCAATTAATGTATGTGGGTTGGAAAAATAGAAAACGGCAGCATGGTTGTGTTTTGCATTTAGATATTAAAGATCAGAAAATTTGGATACAACATGATGGAACTGAAATTGGTATAGCAGATGAGTTAGTTAAATTAGGAGTGCCAAAATCAGATATTGTTTTAGCATTTCATGAACCTTTAGTGAGACAATATACAGATTTTGCTGTTGGTTGA
- a CDS encoding ABC transporter ATP-binding protein — protein sequence MVKVRNILDYFRPYWNLSIFSITLSGIYDIIDLVVPYAIGQILNVLSNQPLDKPVERVIVSLSNITNYPVNQTLSLAVLLSLIFIVTVVKVPTQPWLTGWFHWGIALKARRNQSQAAIAKILTLPLEFYDENNPGRIAGRVSRGLANHTWVYPEIAGQLIPKLLRVVGIFVFIAFIEWRIAVIFLISCILILSVSLKKLQRLILCENRLNKYMENTESRTSEIITNIKTVKAYATENQELERQKQRLHRELTVVVYRLHQGYTSLAAFQKTGIQFCVFMILGLTLAATINGKISLGHFVMTLTLSSMAYAELEPISKLAEFFTRRYSAMMQFHEFLQTPSGRDTDGLLAEVNLTDSPYKFTGKVEFSQISFGYDSNRQVLQNINLLIEPYQTIAFVGKSGSGKSTLIKLLLRYFEPQTGKILIDGEDICTLDVGKYRRRLAIVHQEVDLFNGTILDNLKYGRPNATFEQVQEACRIAKVDEVVEHLPHGYYTVVGERGVRLSGGQRQRLGIARALLVEPDVLIFDEATSSLDYESERSIQLAMRSIQGTRTTIIIAHRLSTVRDADKIVVLDKGKIAEVGSHAELLSQSGIYHRLHSLQQTGELI from the coding sequence ATGGTTAAAGTTAGAAATATTCTCGACTATTTTCGTCCTTACTGGAATTTGAGTATTTTCAGTATTACTCTATCTGGTATTTACGATATTATTGATTTAGTTGTCCCCTATGCGATTGGACAGATTTTAAATGTTTTATCTAATCAACCATTGGATAAACCAGTAGAAAGAGTAATAGTTAGTTTATCAAACATTACTAATTACCCAGTTAATCAAACTCTATCTTTGGCTGTATTGCTTAGTTTAATATTTATAGTTACAGTTGTAAAAGTACCTACACAGCCTTGGTTAACGGGTTGGTTTCACTGGGGTATAGCCTTAAAAGCGCGTCGAAATCAAAGTCAAGCAGCCATAGCTAAAATTCTCACCTTACCACTGGAATTTTATGATGAAAATAACCCTGGAAGGATTGCGGGAAGAGTAAGTAGAGGTCTTGCTAACCACACTTGGGTTTATCCGGAAATTGCTGGACAATTGATTCCTAAACTTTTGCGTGTGGTGGGAATATTTGTATTTATTGCCTTTATTGAATGGAGAATTGCAGTTATATTTCTGATTTCTTGCATACTTATTTTGAGCGTTAGTTTGAAAAAATTACAGCGGTTAATTTTATGTGAAAATCGTCTGAATAAGTATATGGAGAACACAGAAAGCCGCACTTCAGAAATTATTACTAACATCAAAACTGTTAAAGCTTATGCAACGGAAAATCAAGAACTAGAACGACAAAAGCAACGTTTACATCGAGAATTGACAGTAGTTGTGTATCGTCTGCATCAAGGTTATACAAGTCTAGCTGCTTTCCAAAAAACTGGAATTCAGTTTTGTGTGTTTATGATTCTCGGTTTGACTCTAGCTGCTACTATCAATGGAAAAATTTCTCTGGGTCATTTTGTGATGACCTTAACTCTTTCAAGTATGGCTTATGCAGAGTTAGAACCTATCAGTAAGTTAGCAGAATTTTTTACTCGTAGATATTCAGCAATGATGCAATTTCATGAATTTTTGCAAACGCCATCAGGAAGAGATACAGATGGACTTTTAGCAGAGGTAAATCTGACAGACTCACCATATAAATTTACTGGGAAAGTGGAATTTTCGCAGATAAGTTTTGGATATGATAGCAATCGTCAAGTTTTGCAAAATATCAACTTGTTAATTGAGCCATATCAAACAATTGCTTTCGTCGGAAAATCTGGTTCTGGTAAGTCTACTTTAATCAAGTTGCTATTGCGCTATTTTGAACCACAAACAGGAAAAATTTTAATTGATGGTGAAGATATTTGTACCTTAGATGTAGGTAAGTATAGGCGCAGATTAGCGATTGTTCACCAAGAAGTAGACCTTTTCAATGGAACTATTTTAGATAACCTCAAATACGGTAGACCAAATGCAACCTTTGAACAGGTGCAGGAAGCCTGTAGAATCGCCAAAGTTGATGAAGTAGTTGAACACCTACCCCACGGTTATTACACCGTTGTGGGGGAACGTGGGGTGAGGTTATCGGGGGGACAAAGACAGCGGTTAGGAATTGCGAGGGCGTTGTTAGTAGAACCAGATGTGCTGATTTTTGACGAAGCTACCTCTAGTCTAGATTACGAGTCTGAGCGTTCTATTCAATTAGCTATGCGCTCAATTCAGGGGACTCGCACCACAATTATTATCGCTCACCGTCTCAGCACCGTGCGGGATGCTGATAAAATCGTGGTTCTCGACAAAGGGAAAATTGCCGAAGTTGGTAGTCATGCTGAACTTTTAAGTCAGAGTGGTATTTACCACCGCTTACATTCTCTGCAACAAACGGGAGAACTCATATAA
- a CDS encoding KH domain-containing protein, producing MQQPHHSFELKSLATSPNYVGLVQFLVQPFLESPESLSVDCEVSQILNRIWIRIAFNSTDKEKVFGRGGRNIQAIRTVIATAAELAGQSVYLDIYGTSSQSRDSTSFDEEQEERILPPKSKERENNIPKPVVKPRLR from the coding sequence GTGCAACAGCCGCATCATAGTTTTGAGCTTAAATCCCTAGCAACCAGTCCCAATTATGTGGGGCTGGTACAGTTTCTTGTCCAACCGTTTTTAGAATCTCCAGAATCTTTAAGCGTTGATTGTGAAGTATCTCAAATCCTTAACCGGATTTGGATTCGCATTGCTTTTAACAGCACAGATAAAGAAAAAGTGTTTGGTCGAGGGGGACGGAATATCCAGGCAATTCGCACTGTAATTGCCACCGCAGCAGAACTAGCTGGGCAATCAGTATACCTGGATATCTATGGAACCAGTTCCCAAAGTCGGGATAGTACGTCTTTTGATGAAGAACAAGAAGAGCGGATACTACCACCCAAGTCGAAAGAAAGAGAGAACAATATTCCCAAACCTGTTGTTAAACCACGTTTACGCTAG
- a CDS encoding anacyclamide/piricyclamide family prenylated cyclic peptide, producing MTKKNIRPQQVAPVERETISTANDQSGQVTALYYPGFPNPFAGDDAE from the coding sequence ATGACTAAGAAGAACATCCGCCCCCAACAAGTTGCTCCCGTAGAACGCGAAACCATCTCTACTGCTAACGATCAAAGCGGTCAGGTTACAGCCCTATATTATCCTGGGTTCCCAAATCCTTTTGCAGGCGACGACGCGGAGTAA
- a CDS encoding anacyclamide/piricyclamide family prenylated cyclic peptide, whose translation MTKKNIRPQQVAPVERETISTAKDQSGQVTAQINRRYLPFAGDDAE comes from the coding sequence ATGACTAAGAAGAACATCCGCCCCCAACAAGTTGCTCCCGTAGAACGCGAAACCATCTCTACTGCCAAGGATCAAAGCGGTCAGGTTACAGCCCAAATCAATAGGAGGTACCTTCCTTTTGCGGGCGACGACGCGGAGTAA
- a CDS encoding anacyclamide/piricyclamide family prenylated cyclic peptide has translation MTKKNIRPQQVAPVERETTSTAKDQSGQVTALYYIYKGYVNENPFAGDDAE, from the coding sequence ATGACTAAGAAGAACATCCGCCCCCAACAAGTTGCTCCCGTAGAACGCGAAACTACCTCCACCGCTAAGGATCAAAGCGGTCAGGTTACAGCCCTATATTATATATATAAGGGATATGTAAATGAAAATCCTTTTGCGGGCGACGACGCGGAGTAA
- a CDS encoding XisH family protein, with product MPAKDVFHDAVRIGLEKEGWVITDDPLRIEVGDVEMYIDLGAEQVLAAEREGEKIAVEIKSFIGTSNISQFHQAIGQFFNYHLALEEQQPERVLYLAVPSGIYYSFFQLQFIKTVVQRSQLKIMIYDPVQEVIVAWKN from the coding sequence ATGCCAGCTAAAGATGTTTTTCATGATGCTGTTAGGATAGGGTTAGAAAAAGAAGGTTGGGTAATTACAGATGATCCTTTAAGGATAGAAGTTGGTGATGTGGAAATGTATATTGATCTCGGTGCGGAACAAGTTTTAGCTGCTGAAAGAGAAGGAGAAAAAATAGCGGTGGAAATTAAGAGTTTTATTGGTACATCTAATATTTCTCAATTTCATCAAGCCATTGGACAATTTTTTAATTATCATTTGGCATTAGAAGAACAACAACCAGAACGAGTTTTATATTTAGCTGTTCCTTCAGGAATTTATTACTCTTTCTTTCAATTGCAGTTTATTAAAACAGTTGTTCAGCGTTCCCAACTTAAAATCATGATTTATGATCCAGTTCAGGAGGTAATTGTAGCATGGAAAAACTAG
- the rpsP gene encoding 30S ribosomal protein S16 produces the protein MIKLRLKRFGKKREASYRIVAISSLARRDGRPLEELGFYNPRTDEVKLDIPGIVKRLQQGAQPTDTVRSILVKANVFEQVSATAAS, from the coding sequence ATGATCAAATTGCGTTTAAAAAGATTTGGCAAAAAGCGCGAAGCAAGTTACCGGATTGTTGCTATTAGCAGTCTGGCTCGTCGTGACGGCCGCCCCCTAGAAGAACTAGGATTTTATAACCCCAGAACTGATGAAGTAAAATTAGACATTCCTGGTATCGTTAAGCGACTACAACAAGGCGCTCAACCTACCGATACAGTTCGTAGTATCCTCGTAAAAGCTAACGTTTTTGAACAGGTCAGTGCAACAGCCGCATCATAG
- a CDS encoding FdhF/YdeP family oxidoreductase, which yields MDNLPENNSNSKAGGGLPVIQYWVEKTLSPQGLKLWQTLNHKSACLSCAWGTGGQKGGFVNEAGEYLQRCAKSVEAIAAELQPGIKQDFFQKYSISELQQLTSQECDKLGRLTYPLILRSGSSHYQHISWEEVYQIAEKAFSLAPERIASYSSGRSSNEAAYLLQLLMRSLGSNNLADCSDLCHAPSTIGLKKVFGSGTSMVSLEDLKHTDCIVLIGSNAPANHPRLMNELIQLRSRGGKIIIINPQIEIGLVKFASPAFPIKSLLTGGSDISSLYLQPIPGSDVALFVGLQKSLIEQNLIKIEYLKSYTQNWQQILDYANNTPWDNITNTCGLSPEEITATAYLIGKSENVVFAWAMGITQQKNGVENVFSIANTALITGNAGKIGAGTMPIRGHSNVQGFGSMGVTVNLREEIKQALSKLLGKPLNETPGYHTRDLITAAELGKINTLFCLGGNLYAANPDLQQAKQALSQIETIFYVATKPNLGHFHGLGKQQTLILPVFNRFENPHKTTTESGNNFVRLNDEGKSHLQPDNSDLISEVKLITEIAHRLHDENPINWRKLQDTVYVRELIAKTIPGYEKIGTIDQNQEEFTIKGRIFKEPKFPTFDGKAQMFVTPLPQLVLPNKSAFDVAENQPGIVVILGTGRSYGQHNTVVYRNEDKYRNMPHRHCILMNSLDIKKAGFKEHQRVTVKGNAGELENIEIICGEIREGVAFMFYPETNVLFKAEIDPKSGTPAYKRVPVFVYEKIISGVPFS from the coding sequence ATGGATAATTTACCTGAAAATAACTCTAACTCCAAAGCAGGGGGCGGTTTACCTGTAATTCAATACTGGGTAGAAAAAACTCTGTCACCACAAGGTTTAAAATTATGGCAAACTCTCAATCATAAAAGTGCCTGTTTATCCTGTGCTTGGGGTACAGGGGGACAAAAAGGCGGGTTTGTTAATGAAGCCGGAGAATATTTACAACGTTGTGCTAAGAGTGTAGAAGCGATCGCGGCAGAATTGCAACCAGGAATTAAACAAGATTTTTTTCAGAAATATAGTATTAGTGAATTACAACAACTGACTTCTCAAGAATGCGATAAATTAGGCAGATTAACTTATCCTCTCATTCTTAGATCAGGTTCATCCCATTACCAACACATTAGCTGGGAAGAAGTTTATCAAATTGCTGAAAAAGCGTTTAGTTTAGCCCCAGAAAGAATTGCTAGTTATAGTTCTGGACGTTCATCAAATGAAGCCGCTTATTTATTACAATTACTCATGCGATCGCTTGGTAGTAATAATCTAGCAGATTGTTCAGATTTATGTCACGCCCCCTCAACCATAGGCTTAAAAAAAGTTTTCGGTTCGGGGACATCAATGGTAAGTTTAGAGGATTTAAAACATACTGATTGTATCGTTTTAATTGGTTCTAATGCACCCGCAAATCATCCGCGCTTAATGAACGAATTAATCCAATTGCGGTCAAGAGGCGGTAAAATAATTATTATTAACCCCCAAATTGAAATAGGTTTAGTTAAATTTGCCTCTCCTGCATTTCCCATCAAATCATTACTTACAGGAGGTTCAGATATATCTTCCCTATATTTACAACCGATTCCTGGTAGTGATGTTGCGTTATTTGTGGGTTTGCAAAAATCCCTCATTGAACAAAATTTAATTAAAATAGAATATCTCAAATCATATACACAAAATTGGCAACAAATTTTAGATTATGCTAATAATACACCCTGGGATAATATCACTAATACCTGCGGATTATCTCCAGAAGAAATCACAGCCACAGCTTATCTAATTGGTAAATCAGAAAATGTAGTATTTGCTTGGGCTATGGGAATAACTCAACAAAAAAACGGCGTAGAAAATGTTTTTAGTATTGCAAATACAGCCTTAATTACAGGTAATGCTGGCAAAATTGGTGCGGGAACAATGCCCATTCGTGGACATTCCAACGTGCAAGGATTTGGTTCAATGGGTGTAACTGTAAACTTGCGAGAAGAAATCAAACAAGCACTATCCAAACTGTTAGGAAAACCCTTAAATGAAACACCTGGTTATCATACCCGTGATTTAATTACAGCAGCAGAATTAGGAAAGATAAATACACTATTTTGTTTAGGGGGAAATTTGTATGCAGCCAACCCAGATTTACAACAAGCCAAACAAGCATTATCGCAAATAGAAACTATTTTTTATGTAGCGACAAAACCGAATTTAGGACATTTTCACGGACTAGGAAAACAGCAAACTTTAATATTACCTGTATTCAATCGGTTTGAAAATCCCCATAAAACCACAACAGAATCAGGTAATAACTTTGTCAGGTTAAATGATGAAGGTAAAAGTCATTTACAACCAGATAATTCTGATTTGATTTCGGAAGTAAAATTAATTACAGAAATTGCTCATCGTTTACATGATGAAAATCCGATTAATTGGCGTAAATTGCAAGATACAGTTTATGTAAGAGAATTAATTGCTAAAACCATTCCTGGTTATGAAAAAATAGGCACAATTGATCAAAATCAAGAAGAATTTACTATTAAAGGACGAATTTTCAAAGAACCTAAATTTCCTACATTTGATGGTAAAGCGCAGATGTTTGTCACACCTTTACCGCAATTAGTTTTACCGAATAAATCAGCTTTTGATGTTGCAGAAAATCAGCCAGGAATTGTAGTAATATTGGGAACAGGACGCAGTTATGGACAACATAATACGGTAGTTTATCGCAATGAAGATAAATATCGCAATATGCCCCATCGGCATTGTATATTAATGAATAGTTTGGATATTAAAAAAGCAGGATTTAAGGAACATCAACGAGTTACAGTTAAAGGAAATGCAGGGGAATTAGAGAATATAGAAATTATTTGTGGTGAAATTCGTGAAGGAGTAGCTTTTATGTTTTATCCTGAAACTAACGTTTTATTTAAAGCAGAAATTGATCCAAAAAGCGGTACTCCTGCTTATAAAAGAGTTCCGGTTTTCGTGTATGAGAAAATAATTTCAGGAGTTCCCTTTTCTTAA
- a CDS encoding PhoH family protein, whose amino-acid sequence MADDCIIQLPSMSSAIALAGYGEANIKFLSQQTGANLVLRGQELLISGTAKQVELAKRLVRSLENLWSKGNNISSADILTARQALDTNTEDQLQDLQRDILAKTRRGLEVRAKTFHQRQYIDALRRRDLTFGIGPAGTGKTYLAVVVAVQALLSNQFEKLILTRPAVEAGEKLGFLPGDLQQKVNPYLRPLYDAINEFIDPEKVPNLMEREIIEVAPLAYMRGRTLSNAFIIVDEAQNTTPAQMKMVLTRLGFNSRMVITGDVTQTDLPPYQKSGLDVALQILRNVEGIAVCEFSQKDVVRHPLVQRIVAAYEKYET is encoded by the coding sequence ATGGCAGATGATTGCATAATTCAACTGCCTAGTATGTCCAGTGCGATCGCATTAGCGGGATATGGAGAGGCAAATATCAAGTTTCTATCGCAACAAACAGGAGCTAACTTAGTCCTGCGCGGACAAGAATTATTAATTTCGGGAACAGCTAAACAAGTAGAATTAGCAAAAAGATTAGTGCGATCGCTAGAAAATTTGTGGAGTAAAGGTAATAATATTTCTAGTGCTGATATTCTCACAGCCCGTCAAGCCCTAGACACCAATACAGAAGACCAATTACAGGACTTACAGCGGGATATCCTCGCTAAAACTCGTCGGGGTTTAGAAGTTCGTGCCAAAACCTTTCACCAACGCCAATATATAGACGCACTGCGGAGACGTGATTTAACCTTTGGTATTGGGCCTGCGGGAACAGGGAAAACCTATCTGGCTGTAGTCGTTGCTGTTCAAGCCTTACTCAGTAATCAATTTGAGAAGCTGATTTTAACCCGTCCCGCAGTGGAAGCAGGGGAAAAACTCGGCTTTTTACCAGGGGACTTACAGCAAAAAGTCAATCCCTATTTACGTCCTCTTTATGATGCCATAAATGAATTTATAGACCCCGAAAAAGTCCCCAACTTAATGGAACGGGAAATCATCGAAGTCGCACCCCTAGCTTATATGCGAGGAAGGACATTAAGTAATGCCTTTATCATTGTTGATGAAGCTCAGAATACCACACCAGCGCAAATGAAAATGGTTTTAACCCGGTTGGGTTTTAACTCCCGCATGGTGATTACGGGTGACGTTACCCAAACCGATTTACCACCCTATCAAAAATCGGGTTTAGATGTAGCTTTACAGATTCTCAGAAATGTAGAAGGAATTGCTGTTTGCGAATTTTCGCAAAAAGATGTAGTGCGTCATCCTTTAGTACAACGCATTGTTGCTGCTTATGAAAAATACGAAACGTAG